Below is a window of Nostoc sp. KVJ3 DNA.
AAAATCAGATAGTCAAATTCTAAAATTTCTTCACGGGTATCAATATTGTTAAGAATCTGCTCCTGTTCAGTTAACCACACCCGTGTAATTGCCCCCCGCTTGATTTCCTTGATGTCAATATTCAAGCGCACATTTAGTCCCCAAGCAACAAGCTCCCAGAAACGTTGGAAACCATCAGTGAATCGCTTAGGCCAACCGCAGCGTAAATCTGCACCGTAAGTAATTAAAGTCCAAAAGGTTTCTAGAGTCATGTATTTTAAGGCATAGGCGGTGGGGATTTCGTTTAAATAGCCATAGCCCATCGTGGTAATAGGAATTTCAAACAAAGTTTTTAGACATGACAAATCTTTTTGTGCTAACCACTGGGAAAAAGGTTGAGTGAGTTCGGGATGTTGACTGATACCGGCAAACCCAGGAACAGAAATAATTGCCTCTAGCCAAAGACGCTCCCACCAAAAGCGCCCAACGGCTGCCAAAAACGTTGCTAGGTCAGTTCCCTCGGTGACGGCATTGATAATTGAAGTGTAGGCAGGTTGTCCTGGTTGAGATTTAAAAGGATTGTAGACTTGACCTAGCCCCTCAGTGTAAAGTGTAGCACCGACTTCTTCAGCCATTTTTAGGACTTGTTTGTAGGCAGGGGTGAGATAATTTGCTCCTAAGTCAAAGGAACGGGAATTGTAGGTAATGGAACAACACAATCCCCCTACCCGTCCAGCTTTTCTAGCACAACTACGTTGCGGTAGCCTTGCTTTTTTAAAAAATAAGCTGTAGATAAACCGGCTGCTCCCGCCCCGACAATACAAATTCGTGCATCTTGAGAGAATTTAGTCATGATAGTCTTTGTTCGTATGTAGTAATGTGCCCTGGGCGCAAAATTTTTTACTGAAAATGCGGATAAACTGCTTCTATGAATAATTGCTGAATAGCTGGCTGGTTAAGTAGCGATTCATAGTCTTGTCG
It encodes the following:
- a CDS encoding FAD-dependent oxidoreductase; translation: MCCSITYNSRSFDLGANYLTPAYKQVLKMAEEVGATLYTEGLGQVYNPFKSQPGQPAYTSIINAVTEGTDLATFLAAVGRFWWERLWLEAIISVPGFAGISQHPELTQPFSQWLAQKDLSCLKTLFEIPITTMGYGYLNEIPTAYALKYMTLETFWTLITYGADLRCGWPKRFTDGFQRFWELVAWGLNVRLNIDIKEIKRGAITRVWLTEQEQILNNIDTREEILEFDYLILACPLTLDVLNTFLDLSPAEKDLFEQIILNPYGLITYLIPDLQMPTPVTNVIPVNAVGNPWFIAQQFADNDLIAFYTRLDSEGKLLKKMFSSKFKTQ
- a CDS encoding FAD-dependent oxidoreductase, yielding MTKFSQDARICIVGAGAAGLSTAYFLKKQGYRNVVVLEKLDG